In Solobacterium moorei, a single genomic region encodes these proteins:
- a CDS encoding phage minor head protein, protein MYAFMHIEISLFFLFMLTILDFDEIHASTERIVNAYLTSKTLELKKKQEYIEYELYLLLGSYYIDGLYSTGLTKDIDVSSSDMQSCIYQNIAGKTFKDRVYEYVANNDVKALVRLLDSEAHRIYESAAYKTATDYQKATGKEVFKVWNTQGDLKVRDTHEYIDSLVKKLDEPFITFDLDEAQYPGGFSNAENNVNCRCWLSYTTSS, encoded by the coding sequence ATGTATGCATTCATGCATATTGAGATATCTCTTTTCTTTTTATTTATGCTAACCATTTTAGATTTTGACGAGATACATGCAAGCACAGAAAGAATCGTAAATGCATATCTTACTTCCAAGACATTGGAACTAAAGAAGAAGCAAGAATACATCGAGTATGAATTGTATTTACTTCTAGGAAGTTATTACATCGATGGCTTGTACAGCACAGGACTTACAAAGGATATCGATGTTAGTTCATCCGACATGCAGTCATGTATTTACCAAAACATTGCTGGCAAGACATTCAAAGATCGTGTTTATGAATACGTTGCAAATAACGATGTAAAAGCACTCGTTAGATTGCTCGACAGTGAAGCACACAGAATTTATGAATCGGCAGCTTATAAGACTGCTACAGACTATCAAAAGGCAACAGGAAAAGAAGTATTTAAGGTATGGAACACACAGGGTGATTTAAAGGTACGTGATACTCACGAATACATTGATTCATTGGTAAAGAAGCTTGATGAACCATTCATTACTTTCGATTTAGATGAAGCACAATACCCTGGCGGATTCAGCAACGCTGAAAACAACGTGAATTGTAGATGTTGGTTAAGTTATACAACAAGTTCTTAA
- a CDS encoding phage head-tail connector protein: protein MTEETLKAMIKTNIESSSDMTISDDVVNTFFQLSKNAILLKRFPYLQDVSKKELPSFYDSLCVRLAVYMFNKQGAEGEISHTENGVSIKWENGDLPESMMSEVIPMSEAW from the coding sequence ATGACAGAAGAAACCCTAAAAGCAATGATTAAGACCAACATTGAAAGTTCATCGGACATGACGATTTCTGATGATGTCGTTAATACCTTCTTTCAATTATCTAAAAATGCAATCTTGTTAAAACGATTCCCATATTTACAAGACGTAAGCAAAAAAGAATTACCAAGTTTCTATGACAGCCTATGCGTAAGACTTGCGGTTTATATGTTCAATAAACAAGGTGCGGAAGGTGAGATATCACACACTGAAAATGGTGTAAGTATCAAATGGGAAAATGGAGACTTACCGGAAAGCATGATGTCGGAAGTTATACCGATGTCAGAAGCGTGGTGA